AGGATGGATGGGGGAGGAGCCCCCGACTACTAAAGGCGGGGTCTGGTGACAAATGAGAGGGTGTGGCCTGTGCGGATAAGAAGCCCCGGGAGAGGACAAGGTGAAGAGCCAATGGGGAACCAGAAATTGAGGAGGGGCGTGACCTGCAGCCAATAAGCGGTGGGGGACAAGGCGAAGGGCGTGTCCAATGGAGGGTGGGGCCAGGAGACAATGGAGTGGAGGGTTCCCCGGAAGATCAGGAAAGGTCGCGTCGCGCGCCTCCTCCCGGCCTTTGGGGGGGTCCGTCCGCGTGCGGTGCCCCCACCTGTTCGCCCTTCTTCTTGCCGCCCGCCGCTCCCGCTCTGCTACACCAGCCACCGGCCGCTCAGCCGGCGGGAGCCGACGCCGATGACGTACGTCCTCGGGCGCGCGCACGCTCTGACGAAAGCGGGGAGCTTCTTGTCCGTCTCCGCGGGGGCGCGCCCCCGAAGCCACTGGGAGTGAAGCCAGGCAGGGCTGAGGGGGCGGTGTTCGCGGTCCTGGGCCCGCCCCCTTCCCAAGGCCCCAGCGAGTTACTGGGCTTCAGGGGCTCCCAGGTGGCCAGGGCGGCCGAGACTCTTGCTCACGGCCTGGGCGCGGAGACGTGGGGGCGTAGCCCGCGGCCTCGGGAACGCAGTCTGCACAGAGGGCGAATGCCTGCATAGGCGGGGCGCAGCCCGTGTACCAGGTCGGGAGCCAGGATACTTTAAGCGTGTCACTGTGCAAGGATTCTCTGAACCCTCGTGGGCATTTTTATTCCATCCCAccttccccaacacacacacactcaggcgTCCGGGAGCCGTGATTTATTCTGAGAGCAGCAGGGCTCGGGCGCAGGACCCCGAGGGCAGGCAGGAGGCCGGCGCGGGCGCGGGGGCGGGCACTAGGCTGAAGAGGGCGCGGCGGCTAGCGCGGGGCGAGGGCGGCAGCGCAGCCTGAAGCGAGCTGAGAGCGACCAGTTGCTGCTCCCGGGACAAGTCACCGCGCAGGCCCAAGAGGGCGGAGACGTGGTCCTCGCTGCCAGGGCACCAAGGAGGCGTGTCAGCCCCGTTCTCCCCGCCCTCCGGCTTCTCCTCCCTCCTGGACCCCCGTCCGCACCTCACGTCGGGAAACTGTTGCTGCAGGCCAGCCACCTCCAGGCCCAGCAGTGCGGGGTCACGGAGGTTTAGCAGCTCCCTCAGGGCGAGCAGCACCGGCGCGCACTGCGCGTTCTCCTCCAGGCCCTGAGCACGTCGGGGTAGGGTCTCGCGCCAGCCCTCGTCTCCCACCCAACCACTGAGACTCTCGCCCGTCTGCCCGCCAAGAAGCTCTCACCAAACCGAGGAAAAGCTGCTGAAGCTGGGCAGCATCGTGCCGCAGGCGCTCGGCCGCCTGGGTCCTCTCGTCGGCTCCGCGGCACACCAGGCGGCCTTGCATCAGCGCGCGTAGGTACTGGAGCACCACGGCGCGCTCGGCCTCAGCCAGTAGCAGCTGCGGGGAGGCAATCAGGTGGGTGCAGGTCGCCTCTCTCACCCGCgccgccccttccccagccttttCCCCCAACGCACCTGAACCGTGGGGTTCCGCACGCGCCCGAAGTCCTGGCAGAAGCGCCCTGTCCGTTCGCACACACTTTCCAGCAGCTCAGGGCTCGACAGCCACTGGCGCGAGGGCAGGTCCGCGAACAGGGGCTGGGGAAATGATCCACACCTGGCATTGCCGCGGAGACCCCCCATTGTACGCTGTACCGCCAACTCTCCACCTCCTTCTCCCATCCTGACCTGAAGGAGGCCTCACCTGGAGCTCCGCCTGCAGCGCCTCCAACACCAGGCGGCAGATCCTCCTCTGTAACTTGTCCAGCGCAGCTTCCACCGGAGCCAAGGCCCCTGAAGGCGCCCCGTCCAGCTGCAGGACAGACACTGAGGAGCTGGACCGAGCAAAACTACGGCTTCAGGACCAAGGCCAAGGCCCGCATGGCCCTCGGTGGTCCAGCCCCTCCGGCGCCACCTTGTGGGGCAAGTGTTTGATGGGCGGGAGCGAGAACAGCGGCTCCCTGCACTTCTGGTCTCAGGCATGGACCAGGGCTGGGAGGCGGCGCTCGGCGAGCTACAAAGGACACAGCCCAGCGGGATCTGCCTCTAATTCGTGGTGCGACCTTGAGCGAaacattctttctgtttctgtttcctcattcGTAAAGGGAGGGAACTATCCCAGTGAGGAGGGAGTAAAAATCATCACTAACTTGTTTTCCTTGCCCCCACCAAAAAGAACATACCACCCAAGAggaagggagtgtgtgtgtgtgtgtacacacagctGTAACCCCAGATATTACTGGCACAGAGTAGGGCCTTGAAATATTTGCTGGACGAACGAACAATTGACatcatgtgtcaggcactatggTAGGCACTTGACATGTTATCTCATGTGATTCTCGGAACATTCCATTAGTACCCACATAATACTAATGAGAAAAGTGAGATTCAGAGAGATTAGGTAACCCatccaaggtcacataactagtaATTAGCAGAACTAGAATTGGAACCCCAGGCGATGTAAGTCCAAAGTCCCTAGTGTCCTAGTGTGGGCTGGGCCCatacataataggtactcaatagGGAGTTAGTGAAGGTGGGGTTCCCCGGGGGCCTTCTGGTACCTGAGTGCTGACTGATGGTTGAGGGCGGCCAGTAGGTAGGGCACGTAATGAGGGGCCATTGCTTTCCCCCTGAGGTGGTCTCGGGAGAATCGGATCAGAGCATCACTGAAGCTGCAAAGGGCAGAGGTGGCTCCTGGACTTGCTGCTATGCTGGCACCCCCACAGCCCCAGTCCCTGGTACACCTGTCCCACCTCCAAGATACCCAAGTCCTTGTTTGAAAGAGCCCTTTCCCTGTGATATGTCTTATTCACTCAGAGTCCCTTTCGGCTGCCTGGGGAGCAGGGATAGGGATCAGTGCCTTGACAGACCTCCTTAGGAATGTGCCCAGTTCTGACAGTGCCATGCCATGCACTCGCTGTTGTAGTGACTCACTGACCAGGCTGGCCACATGAATGTTCTCTTCCAGGATCTGCAGGCAGAAATGAGCAGCCATCAGCAAagcctccctcctttctctcctccccattGCCCCATGGAGGGTGCCTACCTGGCCACTTCCCACCTACCTGCAGCACGATGGCTGGCATTGGTGAGTAATAGGAGCCAGACGGGTCCGTGTTGGGCCCCTGCTCCCGGCCCCACTCAGCTACCTCCCCATCCAGCGCATTCTGCAGCCACTGGGACACACTTGCCtggagggaggggccaggggcaaaGGAATGTAGCAGGGATCTGACCCTGCCAGAGATGGGTAGACATTCCATTCTGCAGATAAAGGCCCACAGCAGATGCATAGGACTGCTCTGGACCTTTCTGTCAACTACTCACCTGGACGTTGGCCACAAATGTTGCCTCCAGCTGCTCAATGTTCTCCAAGGTCAGGAGGGGCTCCAGCTGTGACACATCAGCCTCAGGCCCCAACTCCAGGCTCCCCATCATTTCCTGCCTGGAGATGGATGGCCTGGTGTCACACCAAGCCCCCAGCCTCTGATCCCCCACGTCCCGCCGCCCCAAAGGCACTGACCCCAGGTACACATGCAGTGCCCAGTGCAGCAAGGCGAAGGCATCCGCAGCTTCCAGCTCCGGCCCTGCAAGGAGGTGCTGCAGGCTGCGGCGCAGACCGCTATGCAGTGTGTGGGCCCATAGCTGGACCACATTGTACTGCGGCGGGCAGCAAGGTGCTACTAGTGCCTCAGCTGTGGCCAACTCAACTGGCAGGGCCACTCGCAGAGCCTCCAGCCACCCTGGTAGGGCCCCTGGCGCAGGCAGCAGAGGTGACCCAAAGTGGGTCTGCTCCAGGCCCTCCTGTAGCGCTCTCAGACAGCGCTGCCGCCAGTCCCGGGGGACCTGGCCCAGGGGGGTTGTTCGTCCAGTCTCCACCTCCGCCACACGCACAGCAGCCACCAGCAGGGCTGGGTCCTCCCGTGCCAGCTTCCCCGCGGCCCCTGCAGCTGCTTCCAGAGCCTGGCCCAGTGCCTCGAACAGAAGGTCCAGCCCCTGGAAGACTGGCAACTCCAGGCCCCCCAGGGGTGCCCACGTATCCTCTCGCAGCTGCTCCAGCTCCCGAAGGCTCACATATGCCTCCAAGAACTGTTGGGCATCAATCAGGGTCTGTGTGTGGGCCACTGCAGCTGGCACTAATGAGAGTGGAAAGGAGATGGCCCTGGGTCTCAGCCTTCCCACCGCCTCAATGTGTACAGCAGGGGATACTGAGGCCCAGGGCTGGggtgatatataaaatatttaataaccagTAGAGTAGagtaagctgggcacagtggctcatgcctgtaatcccagcacttcgggaggccaaggtgggtggatcacttgaggtcaggagtttgagaccagcctggccaacatggtgaaatcccatctctactaaaaatacaaaaattagacaggcatagtggcctgtaatcccagctacttgggaggctgaggcaggaggatcgcttgaacctgggatatggaggttgcagtgaactgagatcgcaccactccagcctgggctatagagtgagactgtctcacaaacaaaacaaaacaaaacatgaacaaaaaaccataaatacattttaaaaaataaccagtaGAGTACTGGCCAATCTAAGAGGATCTTGGCAATGTCCTGGTGGGCCAGAGGTCAACCCATGAGCTCATGGAATATGAGGAAGCTGAGGATCCTGGAGGGAAGGCAAGGGAGATCGGGGGGTCCTGCCAGTACTCACTCAGCCACTCTGTAGGGAAAAGTTTCAATATACTGATAACCAGGTAGCCAGAGTCACGTGACTGGGTGTCCGTCCTGACTCAAGCATCCCACATGTGGGAATCCCAGGATAAGCTGATTTGCACCCTGCCTCATAGGCCATGGGAAGCCCGGGCTACTCTCTGGGAGGTACCTGGTGTGCCTCTCTATGCAGTTCCCCATCTAGTGCCCCAGCCCCTTCATTAGGGATGGGTGTTTGTGGACTGACTattggaggctgaggcccaggTTCCCTGCACGCTCACCTGCCCGCAGCCGAGGCAGCAAGTGAGACAGGGCCTGCAGTTGCTTGTACTGGGCAACCCGCTCCCGTAGAGGCTCCAGAGTCCGTAAGGCCTGGGACATGCCCTGGAGCAACCCACGGGCCTGGCTCAGGGCCTCCCGGGTTCCCTGCACCGCCTCAATGGCCCGGGCCAGCTGCCACACACCAGTCTGCACGCCTTCCAGGTATGACTGCACCACTGACTGTGGAGAGATGGAGCCAGTGAGACCAGGCCAGCCCTGCAGCACAGTCCCAGCACCGGTACCCCCCGCCCCATGCCCACCTTGAGGCGTGCTTCCAGGGAGCAGGTACGCTGCACCTCGCGGCTGCGGTACTGGCCTAGCCTGGCCAGCTGCTCCGGCCGGTAGAAGATGCCCGAGGCCCACTTAAGCGCTGCACCCCGGGCCAGCTGCTCTGCCCGCTCCTGCTCCGGCCACTCAGGCCCTGGGCAGGAAGAGCCTGGGCAGCTGTGTAGTCAGGGAAGGAGGGCCCAATGCCCCCAGTCCcagctttcttatttatttatttgtttgtttattgagacggagtctcgctctgttgcccaggct
The genomic region above belongs to Piliocolobus tephrosceles isolate RC106 chromosome 17, ASM277652v3, whole genome shotgun sequence and contains:
- the EXOC3L1 gene encoding exocyst complex component 3-like protein isoform X1, which produces MDSAAKDEMQPELSPGPEWPEQERAEQLARGAALKWASGIFYRPEQLARLGQYRSREVQRTCSLEARLKSVVQSYLEGVQTGVWQLARAIEAVQGTREALSQARGLLQGMSQALRTLEPLRERVAQYKQLQALSHLLPRLRAVPAAVAHTQTLIDAQQFLEAYVSLRELEQLREDTWAPLGGLELPVFQGLDLLFEALGQALEAAAGAAGKLAREDPALLVAAVRVAEVETGRTTPLGQVPRDWRQRCLRALQEGLEQTHFGSPLLPAPGALPGWLEALRVALPVELATAEALVAPCCPPQYNVVQLWAHTLHSGLRRSLQHLLAGPELEAADAFALLHWALHVYLGQEMMGSLELGPEADVSQLEPLLTLENIEQLEATFVANVQASVSQWLQNALDGEVAEWGREQGPNTDPSGSYYSPMPAIVLQILEENIHVASLVSESLQQRVHGMALSELGTFLRSFSDALIRFSRDHLRGKAMAPHYVPYLLAALNHQSALSSSVSVLQLDGAPSGALAPVEAALDKLQRRICRLVLEALQAELQPLFADLPSRQWLSSPELLESVCERTGRFCQDFGRVRNPTVQLLLAEAERAVVLQYLRALMQGRLVCRGADERTQAAERLRHDAAQLQQLFLGLGLEENAQCAPVLLALRELLNLRDPALLGLEVAGLQQQFPDVRCGRGSRREEKPEGGENGADTPPWCPGSEDHVSALLGLRGDLSREQQLVALSSLQAALPPSPRASRRALFSLVPAPAPAPASCLPSGSCARALLLSE
- the EXOC3L1 gene encoding exocyst complex component 3-like protein isoform X2, whose translation is MDSAAKDEMQPELSPGPEWPEQERAEQLARGAALKWASGIFYRPEQLARLGQYRSREVQRTCSLEARLKSVVQSYLEGVQTGVWQLARAIEAVQGTREALSQARGLLQGMSQALRTLEPLRERVAQYKQLQALSHLLPRLRAVPAAVAHTQTLIDAQQFLEAYVSLRELEQLREDTWAPLGGLELPVFQGLDLLFEALGQALEAAAGAAGKLAREDPALLVAAVRVAEVETGRTTPLGQVPRDWRQRCLRALQEGLEQTHFGSPLLPAPGALPGWLEALRVALPVELATAEALVAPCCPPQYNVVQLWAHTLHSGLRRSLQHLLAGPELEAADAFALLHWALHVYLGQEMMGSLELGPEADVSQLEPLLTLENIEQLEATFVANVQASVSQWLQNALDGEVAEWGREQGPNTDPSGSYYSPMPAIVLQILEENIHVASLVSESLQQRVHGMALSELGTFLRSFSDALIRFSRDHLRGKAMAPHYVPYLLAALNHQSALSSSVSVLQLDGAPSGALAPVEAALDKLQRRICRLVLEALQAELQPLFADLPSRQWLSSPELLESVCERTGRFCQDFGRVRNPTVQLLLAEAERAVVLQYLRALMQGRLVCRGADERTQAAERLRHDAAQLQQLFLGLGLEENAQCAPVLLALRELLNLRDPALLGLEVAGLQQQFPDVSEDHVSALLGLRGDLSREQQLVALSSLQAALPPSPRASRRALFSLVPAPAPAPASCLPSGSCARALLLSE